In a genomic window of Lacrimispora sp. BS-2:
- a CDS encoding response regulator, protein MYKVIVVEDETMVRRGIILTINWAALDCVIAGEAANGEEGARLAERLSPDIIVTDVKMPRMDGVEMITRLREEGCTARFIILTAYGDFKYAQSALRLGVSDYLLKPLKDGDLEQAILHIRSQIEKGTEKEAAAPVLRFHADKKSKNKYVAEAIRYIRRHYQENITISTVAEYLEISEGYLSRVLKKETDYTFTSYLTFYRMQVAMSLLKDCRVKVYEVADQVGYSDTAYFSAQFKKLLGVSPSEYQERCGK, encoded by the coding sequence ATGTATAAGGTCATAGTTGTGGAAGATGAGACGATGGTCCGCCGGGGAATCATTTTGACCATCAACTGGGCGGCTCTGGACTGTGTCATAGCGGGCGAGGCTGCCAACGGGGAAGAAGGGGCCCGTCTGGCAGAACGGCTCTCCCCGGATATTATCGTGACGGATGTGAAGATGCCCCGCATGGACGGGGTAGAGATGATCACCAGGCTGAGGGAAGAAGGGTGCACTGCCAGGTTCATTATCCTGACTGCTTACGGGGATTTTAAGTACGCACAAAGCGCATTGCGCTTAGGGGTCAGTGATTACCTCTTAAAGCCCTTAAAGGATGGAGATCTGGAGCAGGCCATCCTTCACATCAGGAGCCAGATTGAGAAAGGCACGGAAAAAGAGGCTGCGGCGCCGGTGCTCCGTTTTCATGCAGATAAGAAATCCAAAAACAAATATGTGGCTGAGGCCATCCGGTACATCCGGAGGCATTATCAGGAGAACATCACCATCAGCACGGTGGCGGAATATTTAGAAATCAGCGAGGGATATTTAAGCCGGGTGTTAAAAAAGGAAACGGATTATACATTTACCAGCTATCTCACCTTTTACCGGATGCAGGTAGCCATGTCCCTGCTTAAGGACTGCCGGGTCAAGGTTTATGAAGTGGCGGACCAGGTGGGATATTCGGACACGGCCTATTTCAGTGCGCAGTTTAAAAAGCTTTTGGGAGTGTCTCCCTCGGAATACCAGGAAAGATGCGGGAAGTAA
- a CDS encoding desulfoferrodoxin family protein — protein sequence MKFLKCNRCGNIVAVVEEKGGTITCCGEDMHELAANTTDAATEKHVPVIEIDGHHVKVTVGSVEHPMLPEHFIGWIALETKQGNQRKILNPGDKPVAEFMLCDGDKIVAAYEYCNLHGLWKADK from the coding sequence ATGAAATTTTTAAAGTGTAACCGTTGCGGTAATATTGTGGCGGTTGTAGAAGAAAAAGGCGGTACAATTACGTGTTGCGGAGAAGATATGCACGAATTGGCAGCCAATACAACAGATGCTGCAACTGAGAAGCACGTTCCGGTTATTGAGATTGACGGACACCATGTAAAAGTTACTGTTGGTTCCGTGGAACACCCAATGCTTCCTGAACATTTCATCGGTTGGATCGCATTAGAGACCAAGCAGGGCAATCAGAGAAAGATATTGAATCCGGGAGATAAACCGGTGGCTGAATTCATGCTTTGCGACGGAGATAAGATAGTTGCTGCATACGAATACTGTAATCTTCACGGATTATGGAAAGCTGATAAATAA
- a CDS encoding DUF4317 domain-containing protein — protein MNKKEANEIKKLFTPANCAISRICGCYVDAEKNKRTELKEAFLSLPEEEAFKYFTIFRSGLSGTIGKNMVNMEFPLHTEAEGGTQNFLLKLRDSQLKDDALIEEFYDRLIASYDYGENYYIILIHCAYDIPARSSDGLEMEDASDFVYEFIQCSICPVKLSKAGLCYNSEANVIENRNRDWIVEAPDTGFLFPAFTDRNTDIHSLLYYAKNPEQMPERLIDELLGCVIPMSAKSQKETFQAIVEETLGDNCDFETVKSLHENLNEILEETKDEPAPFTLDKYQMKRLLENNGASQEKLEEFEQRYSEDEEKSVPPFIASNVINTKSFEIKTTDVSIKVAPDKTHLVENRMIDGRPCIVIGISEHVEINGITVRPIAAERTMEPEE, from the coding sequence ATGAACAAGAAAGAAGCCAATGAAATAAAGAAACTTTTCACTCCGGCCAACTGTGCCATCAGCCGTATCTGCGGCTGCTATGTGGACGCGGAAAAGAACAAGAGAACGGAGCTTAAGGAAGCATTTTTATCCCTCCCAGAGGAAGAAGCATTTAAATATTTCACCATCTTTAGAAGCGGCCTGTCAGGGACCATCGGCAAGAACATGGTCAATATGGAATTTCCCTTACATACGGAAGCAGAAGGCGGAACCCAGAATTTTCTGCTGAAGCTCCGGGACAGCCAATTAAAGGATGATGCCCTGATTGAGGAATTCTATGACAGGTTGATTGCCAGCTACGATTACGGCGAGAATTATTACATCATCCTCATTCATTGTGCCTATGATATTCCCGCAAGGAGCTCCGATGGCCTGGAAATGGAAGATGCCTCTGATTTTGTATATGAATTCATTCAGTGCTCCATTTGCCCGGTGAAGCTGTCAAAGGCAGGGCTTTGCTACAATTCCGAGGCCAACGTCATCGAAAACCGCAACAGGGACTGGATCGTGGAGGCTCCTGATACCGGCTTTTTATTTCCGGCCTTCACAGACCGGAATACGGATATCCACAGCCTTTTATACTATGCCAAAAACCCGGAGCAGATGCCGGAACGCCTGATTGATGAACTGCTTGGCTGCGTGATACCTATGTCCGCCAAGAGCCAGAAGGAGACGTTCCAGGCCATTGTAGAGGAAACCCTGGGAGATAACTGCGATTTTGAAACGGTTAAGAGCCTTCACGAAAATTTAAATGAGATTCTTGAAGAAACAAAGGATGAGCCGGCTCCCTTTACCCTGGACAAGTACCAGATGAAAAGACTGTTGGAGAACAATGGAGCCAGCCAGGAGAAGCTGGAGGAATTTGAGCAGCGTTATAGCGAAGACGAAGAAAAGTCTGTGCCTCCCTTTATCGCGTCCAATGTGATCAATACCAAAAGCTTTGAGATTAAAACAACGGACGTGAGTATAAAGGTAGCCCCTGATAAGACCCATCTGGTAGAAAACCGGATGATCGACGGCAGGCCATGTATTGTCATCGGTATCAGCGAGCATGTGGAGATCAACGGAATCACGGTAAGGCCCATAGCAGCAGAAAGGACAATGGAGCCGGAGGAGTAA
- a CDS encoding acyltransferase codes for MGKLQMTILAFIAISCGIHIRRQLKDRDYLKHLFLGNDSGKSRILYLDYVRLIAALFVILVHCLDFSTAGLTAGSKTWVGVQSLSSILLVCNTLFIMNSGALILREQKESLPAFYYKRFLQVALPFFCYYCIYILLSCRYFNSGLMNGILKALKDMAAGPIDWAPHLWVIYVILSLYILAPFFSILLRHLTGSMLHGLAVLILLFRCLAVYLPVIGLPLNFELMISPWEGVFLLGYYFSKPISMKYRKAWLGLGMVSFLFTILCTALRPDYKAILLAEGAPAMILLGASVFLMLRSLENRLPRPGMVMNFLIRHSYSILLVHWAVLYFVRERSGINWLSFGMAGSTLLSFILVLVLSSAAAFLFDQTIVLCVQTLFKGLVHPLRSR; via the coding sequence ATGGGAAAGTTACAGATGACAATACTTGCTTTTATTGCAATTTCCTGCGGCATTCATATCAGGCGGCAGCTTAAGGACAGAGATTATTTAAAACATCTGTTTTTAGGAAATGATTCCGGAAAAAGCAGGATCCTCTACCTTGATTATGTCCGTCTTATTGCCGCCCTTTTCGTTATTTTAGTCCACTGCCTTGATTTCTCCACAGCCGGGCTTACGGCCGGGAGCAAAACCTGGGTGGGGGTTCAGTCCCTTTCCTCTATTCTCCTGGTCTGCAATACCCTGTTTATCATGAACAGCGGTGCTTTGATCCTGAGAGAGCAAAAGGAGAGCCTGCCTGCCTTTTATTATAAGCGGTTCCTTCAGGTGGCCCTTCCTTTTTTTTGTTACTACTGCATTTATATCCTGCTCTCCTGCCGGTATTTTAATTCCGGCCTCATGAACGGAATCTTGAAAGCCTTAAAGGATATGGCGGCAGGCCCCATTGACTGGGCGCCTCATTTGTGGGTGATCTATGTCATTTTGTCCCTCTATATCCTGGCTCCGTTTTTCAGCATTCTTTTAAGGCATCTGACCGGCTCCATGCTTCACGGACTGGCGGTCCTAATCCTCCTTTTCCGCTGTCTGGCCGTTTACCTGCCTGTTATTGGCCTGCCCTTAAACTTTGAACTTATGATCAGTCCATGGGAAGGAGTGTTTTTGCTTGGCTATTACTTTTCCAAGCCCATTTCCATGAAATACAGGAAGGCCTGGTTGGGACTTGGCATGGTATCCTTTCTGTTCACCATCCTCTGTACCGCCCTGCGGCCTGATTACAAGGCCATTCTATTGGCAGAAGGCGCTCCTGCCATGATCCTTCTGGGAGCCTCAGTTTTTCTTATGCTTCGTTCCCTGGAAAACCGGCTTCCAAGGCCAGGGATGGTGATGAACTTCCTGATCCGGCACAGCTATTCCATCCTGCTGGTTCACTGGGCCGTGCTTTATTTTGTCAGAGAGCGGTCAGGGATCAACTGGCTTTCCTTTGGCATGGCAGGCAGCACCCTGCTTTCCTTTATCCTGGTTCTGGTCCTTTCTTCCGCTGCAGCCTTTCTCTTTGACCAGACCATAGTCCTTTGCGTCCAGACACTTTTTAAAGGCCTGGTCCATCCATTAAGGAGCCGGTGA